Proteins encoded by one window of Pseudonocardia sp. HH130629-09:
- a CDS encoding indolepyruvate ferredoxin oxidoreductase family protein: MTVLDAKYLATHGRAPMTGIQALVRLVLEQARLDTARGFDTASFVSGYQGSPLGTFDAELGRARTHLDAERVVFRPGLNEELAATAVAGTQLLDAVPGRRHDGVVGWWYGKNPGLDRAADAIRHGSLAGTARLGGAVAIIGDDPSCKSSTVPSSCEPMAQSLTMPLLAPGSVAEVIELGLHAVALSRATGLWTGLKIIADVADASCTVDLGALRPELVGVPAPPATDRAQAGPLVGPAAVEAEHDQLTRRLDLARQYARETGLNRVTFTSRDPHLAVLASGTGYATVLRACEDLGLGEAELDALGVRLVRLAMPFPVDADALAGLVEGCAEVLVVEDKVPFLEGHLRDALYGRDHRPTVTGRRDDRGRPLLSARGQLGAEDVARALAARLTAAGRTLPAAASAHLERLAPPKPSRIGLDLLGNRTPYFCSGCPHNTSTRTGDDTLVGVGIGCHAMIALDGEHRGRQIGLTQMGGEGAQWIGLAPFTDDRTLVQNLGDGTFHHSGSLAIRAAVAAGVTMTYKLLYNDAVAMTGGQRAEGRMNVPDITRSLALEGVRRIVVTTDSPRDYRGVALDPIASVRHRDELAAVEQELAALDGVTVLIHDDRCAAEERRLRKRGKLPAPAEKVLINERVCEGCGDCGDQSTCLSVLPVETEFGRKTTIHQSSCNTDYSCLKGDCPSFLTVVPGTRPRREIPPLPVTLVAPEPRVDPDATLIRMPGIGGTGVVTASAILQMAAHLDGLFAAGLEQVGLAQKGGPVVSDVRIAKQPHHGILRASRGTADVLIGMDLVGTASDATLAVARPGHTVAVVNTSLVPTAAMVTGRVVLPGSTDDAVERIGAVTRDLLAVDAQTLSESLFDDHLPTNMLLLGAAYQHGVLPVSVEALEEAIRVNGAAVETTLTAFRWGRAAAIDAAAVRRALLAPQPAPVAVDEASAALARSVATGPELTEALATRIADLTGYQDAAYAHRYAEEVRRAAAIAAARAGDAAGERVGAAYARGLHRLMAYKDEYEVARLHLDPVETARRDAAFGPDARVSVMLHPPVLRALGMNRKIALDGRLAGPAFRALRAARRLRGTPLDVFGCAGVRRVERELVGEYQTLVRAALDLLTHDTVDGVVAVAETADLVRGYEDVKLGNVERFREQARTALAALTG, from the coding sequence ATGACCGTGCTGGACGCCAAGTACCTCGCTACCCACGGGCGGGCTCCGATGACCGGGATCCAGGCGCTGGTGCGGCTCGTGCTCGAACAGGCCCGCCTCGACACCGCGCGCGGCTTCGACACGGCCTCGTTCGTCTCGGGCTACCAGGGCTCCCCGCTCGGCACCTTCGACGCCGAGCTCGGCCGCGCCCGGACCCACCTCGACGCCGAGCGCGTGGTCTTCCGCCCCGGGCTCAACGAGGAGCTCGCCGCCACCGCCGTCGCGGGCACCCAGCTGCTCGACGCCGTCCCCGGTCGCCGCCACGACGGCGTCGTCGGCTGGTGGTACGGCAAGAACCCCGGCCTCGACCGGGCCGCCGACGCGATCCGGCACGGCAGCCTGGCCGGCACTGCCCGGCTCGGCGGCGCCGTCGCGATCATCGGCGACGACCCGTCCTGCAAGTCCTCCACCGTGCCCAGCTCCTGCGAGCCGATGGCGCAGTCCCTGACGATGCCGCTGCTCGCGCCCGGCTCGGTGGCCGAGGTGATCGAGCTGGGCCTGCACGCGGTCGCGCTGTCCCGGGCCACCGGGCTCTGGACCGGCCTGAAGATCATCGCCGACGTCGCCGACGCCTCCTGCACCGTCGACCTCGGCGCACTGCGCCCGGAGCTGGTCGGCGTCCCGGCCCCGCCCGCCACCGACCGCGCGCAGGCCGGCCCGCTCGTCGGGCCCGCCGCCGTCGAGGCCGAGCACGACCAGCTCACCCGCAGGCTCGACCTGGCCCGCCAGTACGCCCGCGAGACCGGGCTCAACCGCGTCACCTTCACCTCCCGTGACCCGCACCTCGCCGTGTTGGCCTCCGGCACCGGGTACGCCACCGTGCTGCGGGCGTGCGAGGACCTGGGCCTGGGCGAGGCCGAGCTCGACGCACTCGGCGTGCGTCTGGTCCGCCTCGCCATGCCGTTCCCGGTCGACGCCGACGCGCTCGCCGGACTCGTCGAGGGCTGCGCCGAGGTGCTCGTGGTCGAGGACAAGGTGCCGTTCCTGGAGGGCCATCTGCGCGACGCGCTCTACGGGCGCGACCACCGGCCGACGGTCACCGGCCGCCGCGACGACCGCGGCCGCCCGCTGCTGTCCGCCCGCGGCCAGCTCGGCGCCGAGGACGTGGCCCGCGCCCTGGCCGCCCGGCTCACCGCCGCCGGACGGACGCTGCCCGCCGCGGCGAGCGCGCACCTCGAGCGCCTCGCCCCGCCGAAGCCGTCGCGGATCGGTCTGGACCTGCTCGGGAACCGGACGCCGTACTTCTGCTCCGGCTGCCCGCACAACACCTCCACCCGCACCGGCGACGACACGCTCGTCGGCGTCGGGATCGGCTGCCACGCGATGATCGCCCTCGACGGCGAGCACCGCGGCCGCCAGATCGGGCTGACCCAGATGGGCGGCGAGGGCGCCCAGTGGATCGGCCTGGCCCCGTTCACCGACGACCGCACCCTCGTGCAGAACCTCGGCGACGGCACCTTCCACCACTCCGGCTCGCTCGCGATCCGCGCCGCCGTCGCCGCCGGGGTCACCATGACCTACAAGCTGCTCTACAACGACGCCGTCGCCATGACCGGCGGGCAGCGTGCCGAGGGGCGGATGAACGTCCCCGACATCACCCGCTCGCTCGCCCTGGAGGGCGTGCGCCGCATCGTCGTCACCACCGACTCCCCGCGCGACTACCGCGGCGTCGCCCTCGACCCGATCGCGAGCGTCCGCCACCGCGACGAGCTGGCCGCGGTCGAGCAGGAGCTCGCGGCCCTCGACGGCGTCACCGTCCTGATCCACGACGACCGCTGCGCCGCCGAGGAGCGCCGGCTGCGCAAGCGCGGGAAGCTGCCCGCCCCGGCGGAGAAGGTGCTGATCAACGAGCGGGTCTGCGAGGGCTGCGGCGACTGCGGTGACCAGTCGACCTGTCTGTCGGTGCTCCCGGTGGAGACCGAGTTCGGCCGCAAGACCACCATCCACCAGTCGTCCTGCAACACCGACTACTCCTGCCTCAAGGGCGACTGCCCGTCGTTCCTCACGGTGGTGCCCGGCACCCGGCCGCGCCGGGAGATCCCGCCGCTGCCGGTCACGCTCGTCGCCCCCGAGCCGCGGGTCGACCCGGACGCGACCCTGATCCGGATGCCCGGCATCGGCGGCACCGGCGTCGTCACCGCGTCGGCGATCCTGCAGATGGCCGCCCACCTCGACGGGCTGTTCGCCGCCGGGCTGGAGCAGGTGGGGCTCGCGCAGAAGGGCGGCCCGGTCGTCTCCGACGTCCGGATCGCCAAGCAGCCCCACCACGGGATCCTGCGCGCCTCCCGCGGCACCGCGGACGTGTTGATCGGGATGGACCTCGTCGGCACCGCCTCCGACGCGACGCTCGCGGTCGCCCGGCCCGGGCACACCGTCGCCGTCGTCAACACCTCGCTCGTGCCGACCGCGGCCATGGTCACCGGACGCGTCGTGCTGCCCGGCTCCACCGACGACGCCGTCGAGCGGATCGGCGCGGTCACCCGCGACCTGCTCGCCGTCGACGCCCAGACGCTGTCCGAGTCGCTGTTCGACGACCACCTGCCCACCAACATGCTGCTGCTCGGTGCCGCCTACCAGCACGGGGTGCTCCCGGTGTCGGTCGAGGCGCTGGAGGAAGCGATCCGGGTCAACGGCGCGGCCGTGGAGACCACGCTGACCGCGTTCCGCTGGGGCCGGGCCGCCGCGATCGACGCCGCCGCCGTGCGCCGGGCGCTCCTCGCGCCGCAGCCGGCCCCGGTCGCCGTCGACGAGGCGTCCGCCGCGCTGGCCCGCTCGGTCGCCACGGGCCCCGAGCTCACCGAGGCGCTGGCCACCCGCATCGCCGACCTCACCGGCTACCAGGACGCCGCCTACGCCCACCGCTACGCCGAGGAGGTCCGCCGGGCGGCGGCCATCGCCGCCGCCCGGGCCGGTGACGCGGCCGGCGAGCGCGTCGGCGCCGCCTACGCCCGCGGCCTGCACCGGCTCATGGCCTACAAGGACGAGTACGAGGTCGCCCGCCTGCACCTGGACCCGGTCGAGACCGCCCGCCGCGACGCCGCGTTCGGTCCCGACGCCCGGGTCTCGGTGATGCTGCACCCGCCGGTGCTGCGCGCGCTGGGGATGAACCGCAAGATCGCCCTCGACGGCCGGCTGGCCGGCCCCGCGTTCCGCGCGCTGCGCGCGGCCCGGCGGCTGCGCGGCACCCCGCTGGACGTGTTCGGCTGCGCCGGGGTCCGCCGGGTGGAGCGCGAGCTGGTGGGGGAGTACCAGACGCTGGTCCGCGCCGCGCTGGACCTGCTCACGCACGACACCGTCGACGGTGTGGTCGCCGTCGCCGAGACCGCGGACCTGGTGCGGGGCTACGAGGACGTCAAGCTCGGCAACGTCGAGCGGTTCCGGGAGCAGGCCCGGACCGCGCTCGCCGCCCTGACCGGCTGA
- a CDS encoding Lrp/AsnC family transcriptional regulator: MPETEVDELDHAILRLLHEDARRTYADMAARVGLSTAATKRRVDRLRESGVITGFTVQVDHAKLGWPVEAFSEIRYAGTASVSEIVDTASRQPEVQAVYTLAGDLDALVQVRVRDLAHLQEVIDRLRRNGTVTGTRTLMVLGRWTHT; this comes from the coding sequence GTGCCCGAGACCGAGGTCGACGAGCTGGACCACGCGATCCTGCGGCTGCTGCACGAGGACGCGCGCCGCACCTACGCCGACATGGCCGCACGCGTCGGGCTGTCCACCGCCGCGACCAAGCGCCGGGTCGACCGGCTGCGCGAGTCCGGGGTGATCACCGGCTTCACCGTGCAGGTCGACCACGCCAAACTGGGCTGGCCGGTCGAGGCGTTCAGCGAGATCCGCTACGCCGGCACCGCCAGCGTCTCGGAGATCGTCGACACGGCGTCGCGCCAGCCGGAGGTGCAGGCGGTCTACACCCTCGCCGGTGACCTCGACGCCCTGGTCCAGGTCCGGGTGCGCGATCTCGCGCACCTGCAGGAGGTCATCGACCGGCTGCGGCGCAACGGCACCGTCACCGGGACCCGGACGCTGATGGTGCTGGGGCGCTGGACCCACACATGA
- a CDS encoding glycosyltransferase, with protein sequence MLPFVRALGDAGHRVVVACPPDVAGVFDGAPVVVEPVLPTMADAAGHLGPVLARLGGPAALATLTPAEATTALLPTLFAGPQVTGSARALLALVRAHGVPDLVLRDGGETAGFLVAEHLGVPCVAAPSGAGNVLAPHVVADALTERREELGFAVPDAPAALHRWGRLDCMPQQFSLAEPHMVPARAFRQDDQVTRGETLPGWVAALPGNRPLVLAGLGTAMPAMAGRAQRRAPVDPHAALRTVAEAASRLDAEVVLSTGGLPVDDLDLPPHVHPASWVPQPLLLQVADLFLTHGGYNGIREAVRHGVPLAVLPQFGDQEHNAGRVAELGLGAHCAPDAAEIAATCTRLLTDDDVRARIRSAQRAMLALPPVEDAVGVLEDLVARRVPVLAA encoded by the coding sequence GTGCTCCCCTTCGTCCGGGCGCTGGGCGATGCCGGCCACCGGGTCGTGGTGGCATGTCCGCCCGACGTCGCGGGGGTGTTCGACGGTGCGCCCGTCGTCGTCGAGCCGGTGCTCCCGACGATGGCCGACGCCGCCGGACACCTCGGCCCGGTCCTCGCCCGGCTCGGCGGGCCCGCCGCGCTGGCGACGCTGACCCCGGCCGAGGCGACGACGGCGCTGCTGCCGACCCTGTTCGCGGGTCCGCAGGTGACGGGCTCGGCGCGGGCGCTGCTCGCACTCGTGCGGGCTCACGGGGTCCCGGACCTGGTGCTGCGCGACGGCGGCGAGACCGCGGGGTTCCTGGTGGCCGAGCACCTGGGGGTGCCGTGCGTGGCGGCACCGTCGGGCGCGGGCAACGTCCTCGCCCCGCACGTCGTCGCCGACGCGCTGACCGAGCGTCGCGAGGAGCTCGGCTTCGCCGTCCCGGACGCCCCGGCTGCGCTGCACCGGTGGGGGCGGCTGGACTGCATGCCGCAGCAGTTCTCGCTGGCCGAGCCGCACATGGTGCCGGCGCGGGCGTTCCGCCAGGACGACCAGGTCACCCGCGGCGAGACGCTGCCCGGCTGGGTCGCCGCGCTGCCCGGGAACCGGCCGCTCGTCCTCGCGGGGCTGGGGACGGCGATGCCGGCGATGGCCGGACGCGCCCAGCGCCGCGCCCCCGTCGACCCGCATGCGGCGCTGCGCACCGTGGCCGAGGCGGCGTCCCGGCTCGACGCCGAGGTGGTGCTGTCCACCGGCGGCCTGCCGGTGGACGACCTGGACCTGCCCCCGCACGTGCATCCTGCTTCGTGGGTGCCGCAGCCGCTGCTGCTCCAGGTCGCGGACCTGTTCCTCACCCACGGCGGCTACAACGGCATCCGCGAGGCCGTGCGGCACGGCGTCCCGCTGGCGGTGCTGCCGCAGTTCGGGGACCAGGAGCACAACGCCGGGCGGGTCGCCGAGCTCGGGCTGGGCGCGCACTGCGCCCCCGACGCCGCCGAGATCGCCGCGACCTGCACGCGTCTCCTGACCGACGACGACGTCCGCGCGCGGATCCGCTCGGCGCAGCGCGCGATGCTGGCGCTGCCGCCGGTGGAGGACGCGGTCGGTGTCCTGGAGGACCTGGTCGCGCGCCGGGTACCCGTGCTGGCGGCCTGA
- a CDS encoding alpha/beta hydrolase family protein produces the protein MLAADGTIVVARWNDGAPETIAEFSGRDHLYGLVPGELTADGSGMWFGSYTGSDRMRLARLDLTTGVETEVDSHPELDLDALRRAVLQGVRQTESPLIRHRHTGELLGVRYLGERQVIHALDPHFADVLAKVEQLSDGDLEAISTDDTGTRWVVSFTHDRDPDRTWLYDHSTGASRLLFADDPRLDPAALAPMTPVTITARDGRALPSYLTLPVATEPTTLPLVLLVHGGPWYRDAWGFGPQTQLLANRGYAVLQVNFRGSVGYGNAHTQAAVGEFAGAMHDDLIDAVNWAVGRGLADPERIGIVGGSYGGYATLVAVSFTPDVFAAAVDYVGISDLVSFAKSVPPFVRRNLTNFWGRYVGDPDVPEQAADMAARSPIHRADRIRTPLLVVQGANDVRVVRAESDTIVAALRDRDVEVEYLVKDDEGHGFVNPQNQIDFHRATERFLARHLGGRTDAEPAPHRSHRNDLP, from the coding sequence ATGCTGGCCGCTGACGGCACGATCGTCGTGGCGCGCTGGAACGACGGCGCCCCGGAGACCATCGCCGAGTTCTCCGGCCGCGATCACCTCTACGGACTGGTCCCCGGGGAGCTGACCGCGGACGGGTCCGGCATGTGGTTCGGCTCCTACACCGGGTCCGACCGGATGCGGCTGGCCCGACTCGACCTGACCACCGGGGTCGAGACCGAGGTCGACAGCCATCCCGAGCTGGACCTGGACGCGCTGCGCCGCGCAGTGTTGCAGGGGGTCAGACAGACCGAGTCACCGCTGATCCGCCACCGGCACACCGGGGAGCTGCTGGGGGTGCGATACCTCGGTGAGCGCCAGGTCATCCACGCGTTGGACCCGCACTTCGCCGATGTACTGGCCAAGGTCGAGCAGTTGTCCGACGGCGATCTGGAAGCGATCTCCACCGACGACACCGGCACCCGCTGGGTGGTGTCGTTCACCCACGACCGCGACCCGGACCGCACCTGGCTCTACGACCACTCCACGGGCGCGTCGCGGCTGCTGTTCGCCGACGACCCACGCCTGGACCCGGCCGCGCTGGCCCCGATGACGCCGGTGACGATCACCGCCCGCGACGGGCGGGCGCTGCCGTCGTACCTGACCCTGCCGGTCGCGACCGAGCCGACGACCCTGCCGTTGGTGCTGTTGGTGCACGGCGGACCCTGGTACCGCGACGCCTGGGGGTTCGGCCCGCAGACGCAGCTGTTGGCCAACCGCGGCTACGCGGTCCTCCAGGTCAACTTCCGGGGTTCGGTCGGCTACGGCAATGCTCACACTCAGGCGGCGGTCGGGGAGTTCGCGGGGGCGATGCACGACGATCTGATCGACGCGGTGAACTGGGCGGTGGGCCGCGGCCTGGCGGATCCGGAGCGGATCGGGATCGTCGGGGGCTCCTACGGCGGGTACGCGACGCTGGTCGCGGTGAGCTTCACTCCGGATGTGTTCGCCGCCGCCGTGGACTACGTCGGGATCTCCGACCTGGTGTCCTTCGCGAAAAGTGTGCCGCCGTTCGTCCGCAGGAACCTGACCAACTTCTGGGGCCGTTACGTCGGTGATCCGGACGTCCCCGAGCAGGCTGCGGACATGGCGGCCCGGTCCCCGATCCACCGGGCCGACCGGATCCGCACCCCGCTGCTGGTCGTCCAGGGCGCCAACGACGTCCGCGTGGTGCGCGCGGAGTCCGACACCATCGTCGCCGCTCTGCGCGATCGCGACGTCGAGGTGGAGTACCTGGTCAAGGACGACGAGGGACACGGGTTCGTCAATCCGCAGAACCAGATCGACTTCCACCGCGCCACCGAGCGGTTCCTGGCCCGCCACCTCGGCGGACGGACCGACGCCGAACCGGCACCGCACCGAAGCCATAGGAACGATCTTCCGTGA
- a CDS encoding TolB family protein has product MAPSTPAHPDLIAVEDLFALPAHSKAVLSPDGTRIAYLAPWSDRLNVWVRDLGAVDGVDGEPRRVTADRTRNILSFAWTADSRWLLYAQDDGGDENFHLFRVEVTRPDRPVVDLTPYPGARVLKWDQPVARPGTVLLQINQRRVDEMDLAELDVATGELTVLAQNPGQVMDWSQPPTGGWSSRCWPLTARSSWRAGTTAPRRPSPSSPAAITSTDWSPGS; this is encoded by the coding sequence ATGGCACCGTCCACGCCCGCTCATCCCGACCTGATCGCGGTCGAGGATCTGTTCGCCCTGCCCGCGCACAGCAAGGCGGTGCTGTCTCCGGACGGCACCCGGATCGCCTATCTGGCGCCGTGGAGCGACCGGCTCAACGTGTGGGTGCGTGACCTCGGTGCGGTCGACGGCGTCGACGGCGAGCCACGCCGGGTCACCGCGGACCGGACCCGCAACATCCTGAGCTTTGCCTGGACCGCGGACTCGCGGTGGTTGCTCTACGCCCAGGACGACGGCGGCGACGAGAACTTCCACCTGTTCCGGGTCGAGGTGACTCGGCCGGACCGCCCGGTGGTGGATCTGACCCCGTATCCAGGGGCCAGGGTTCTGAAGTGGGATCAGCCGGTCGCGCGACCGGGGACAGTGCTGTTGCAGATCAACCAGCGTCGGGTCGACGAGATGGACCTGGCGGAGCTGGACGTGGCCACCGGCGAACTGACCGTGCTGGCTCAGAACCCGGGCCAGGTGATGGACTGGTCGCAGCCCCCGACGGGCGGCTGGTCGTCCAGATGCTGGCCGCTGACGGCACGATCGTCGTGGCGCGCTGGAACGACGGCGCCCCGGAGACCATCGCCGAGTTCTCCGGCCGCGATCACCTCTACGGACTGGTCCCCGGGGAGCTGA
- a CDS encoding IS701 family transposase, with product MEEGLEAWAGGLDGLFGLVAGRFFRTEPRRRARAYVRGLLAPLAGKNGWTLAEVAGDTTPDGMQRLLNSATWDTDGVRDDLRDYVVEHLGEAGGVLIVDETGFLKKGAKSAGVQRQYSGTAGRVENCQLGVFCAYSTSTGRTLIDRELYLPKSWTGDRERCRSAAVPDEVEFATKAVLATDMIGRALDAGAPAAWVAADEAYGQDHEFRSWCERRRIGYVVAVPRSQSIPLSPSGADLAVDIAGLVGSRRADDLVARAPQQAWKRRSAGPGAKGERLYDWAVAGLYPPPDAPAGWGRWLLVRRQILTATQLESGMEPELAYYLCAGPPGTGDDDLIRVAGARWAIEECFQTAKNDIGLDQYQVRRYDAWYRHITLAMLAHAYLSVTAAIAPKDLLTGSSRSPSPRSDVSWHL from the coding sequence GTGGAGGAGGGTCTCGAGGCGTGGGCCGGTGGCTTGGACGGGTTGTTCGGGCTGGTGGCGGGGCGGTTCTTCCGGACAGAGCCGCGGCGTCGGGCACGGGCGTATGTGCGCGGGCTGTTGGCACCGTTGGCGGGGAAGAACGGGTGGACGTTGGCCGAGGTCGCCGGCGACACGACGCCGGATGGCATGCAGCGGCTGCTCAACTCCGCGACCTGGGACACCGACGGTGTCCGCGACGATCTGCGGGACTACGTGGTGGAGCACCTCGGCGAGGCCGGTGGGGTGCTGATTGTCGACGAGACCGGGTTCCTGAAGAAGGGGGCCAAGTCGGCCGGGGTGCAGCGCCAGTACTCCGGCACCGCGGGCAGGGTGGAGAACTGCCAGCTCGGAGTCTTCTGCGCCTATTCCACGAGCACGGGCCGCACGCTGATCGACCGCGAGCTCTACCTGCCGAAGTCCTGGACCGGGGACCGGGAACGCTGCCGGTCCGCGGCGGTGCCTGACGAGGTCGAGTTCGCCACCAAGGCGGTACTGGCCACCGACATGATCGGTCGGGCTCTCGACGCGGGAGCCCCGGCAGCATGGGTGGCCGCGGACGAGGCCTACGGACAGGATCACGAGTTCCGTTCCTGGTGCGAGCGGCGCCGGATCGGCTATGTCGTCGCCGTACCGCGCAGCCAATCCATCCCGCTCTCACCCAGTGGTGCTGACCTCGCAGTCGACATCGCCGGGCTGGTCGGGTCACGACGTGCTGACGACCTGGTCGCGCGTGCCCCGCAGCAGGCGTGGAAGCGTCGCTCAGCCGGTCCCGGGGCCAAGGGCGAGCGGCTCTATGACTGGGCGGTGGCCGGCCTGTACCCGCCCCCGGACGCCCCCGCTGGGTGGGGGCGCTGGCTACTGGTCCGGCGCCAGATCCTCACCGCCACCCAACTCGAGTCCGGTATGGAGCCGGAGCTGGCCTACTACCTCTGCGCTGGACCGCCCGGCACCGGCGACGACGACCTCATCCGGGTCGCCGGGGCGCGCTGGGCGATCGAGGAGTGCTTCCAGACCGCGAAGAACGACATCGGACTCGACCAGTACCAGGTCCGCCGCTACGACGCCTGGTACCGCCACATCACCCTGGCCATGCTCGCCCACGCCTACCTCTCGGTCACCGCGGCGATCGCCCCAAAAGACCTGCTCACGGGCTCATCCCGCTCACCCTCGCCGAGATCCGACGTCTCCTGGCATCTCTGA
- a CDS encoding IS5 family transposase (programmed frameshift): MRPGVVHRGGVARRRRRYPSDTSDEQWALIEPLLPAAGAGGRPEKHARRDVVDAILYVVRAGCAWRALPVDFPPWQTVYWYFNRWEQQRVTEQILPIVRRQLRADEGRDPEPSAGIIDSQSVRSADTVGRDTRGYDAGKKINGRKRFIVTDTLGLLLTTMVCSASVQDRDGAKSTLLDLYLRTRVRFVYADAGFAGRLLDWATTILHTSVEIVRKPPEQRGFAVLPRRWVVERTLAWVTAHRRLARDYERHPAVSEAMIRWAAINTITRRIARGEPARRQQKYVVTPST; the protein is encoded by the exons ATGCGTCCGGGTGTGGTCCATCGTGGAGGAGTGGCTCGGCGTAGGCGGCGGTACCCCTCGGACACCAGCGATGAGCAGTGGGCGTTGATCGAGCCGCTGCTGCCAGCGGCGG GGGCGGGAGGCCGGCCGGAGAAGCACGCGCGCCGTGATGTGGTGGATGCGATCCTCTATGTCGTGCGCGCCGGGTGCGCGTGGCGTGCTCTACCAGTTGATTTCCCGCCGTGGCAGACGGTGTACTGGTACTTCAACCGGTGGGAGCAGCAGAGGGTCACCGAGCAGATCCTCCCGATCGTGCGCCGTCAGCTACGCGCTGATGAGGGCCGCGACCCCGAACCCAGCGCGGGGATCATCGACTCGCAGTCGGTGAGGAGCGCTGACACGGTCGGGCGGGACACCCGCGGCTACGACGCCGGGAAGAAGATCAACGGCCGGAAGCGGTTCATCGTGACCGACACCCTCGGCCTGCTGCTGACCACGATGGTGTGCTCGGCGTCGGTGCAGGACCGCGATGGCGCCAAGTCGACCCTGCTCGACCTCTACCTGCGCACGAGGGTGCGGTTCGTCTACGCCGACGCCGGGTTCGCCGGGCGCCTGCTGGACTGGGCGACCACGATCCTGCACACCAGCGTCGAGATCGTGCGCAAACCGCCTGAGCAGCGCGGATTCGCCGTCCTCCCGCGGCGGTGGGTGGTCGAGCGGACCCTGGCCTGGGTCACCGCGCACCGCCGCCTGGCCCGGGACTACGAACGCCACCCCGCAGTGTCCGAGGCCATGATCCGCTGGGCGGCGATCAACACCATCACCCGCCGCATCGCCCGTGGCGAACCCGCCCGACGCCAGCAGAAGTACGTAGTCACACCCTCAACATGA
- the istA gene encoding IS21 family transposase, whose translation MLSVEDWAEIRRLHRAEGVPIKEIARRLGVARNTVRSALRAPGPPKRERGPRGSLADAVEPQVRALLAQFPRMPATVIAERIGWEHSLTVLKDRIRQIRPEYVGIDPVDRVAYAPGEITQCDLWFPETTIPVGPGQERVLPVLVMTLGYSRFLSATMIPSRQAGDILSGMWQLISDVGRVTRTLVWDRESAIGGTGRVSAPAAAFAGTLATRIRLAPPRDPEFKGLVERNNGYFETSFLPGRRFASPADFNHQIDDWLARANTRTVRAIGGRPVDVLAHDYAAMTPLPPLDPPIGLAQRIRLARDYYVRVDANDYSVDPQMIGRFVDVAASPREVVVYCAGQVVARHDRSWARHAVITDPAHQHTAAAMRRALAHDRNTRQAAARRHLDGHPVTLRALPDYDALFGVDFVSTAEEASSS comes from the coding sequence GTGTTGTCGGTGGAGGACTGGGCCGAGATCCGTCGTCTGCATCGGGCCGAGGGTGTCCCGATCAAGGAGATCGCCCGCCGGCTGGGGGTGGCCCGCAACACGGTGCGCTCCGCGTTGCGGGCGCCGGGCCCGCCGAAGCGGGAACGGGGCCCGCGGGGATCGCTGGCGGATGCGGTCGAGCCGCAGGTGCGGGCATTGCTGGCGCAGTTCCCACGCATGCCGGCCACGGTGATCGCAGAGCGGATCGGGTGGGAGCACTCGCTGACCGTGCTCAAGGACCGGATCCGCCAGATCCGCCCCGAGTATGTCGGGATCGACCCGGTCGACCGGGTCGCCTACGCACCGGGCGAGATCACCCAGTGCGACCTGTGGTTCCCCGAGACCACGATCCCCGTCGGCCCAGGCCAGGAACGGGTCCTACCGGTGCTGGTGATGACGCTGGGCTACTCGCGGTTCTTGTCCGCGACGATGATCCCCTCGCGCCAGGCCGGGGACATCCTGTCCGGGATGTGGCAGCTGATCAGCGACGTCGGGCGGGTGACCCGCACGCTGGTCTGGGACCGGGAGTCTGCGATCGGCGGGACCGGGCGGGTCTCGGCACCGGCCGCTGCGTTCGCCGGCACTCTGGCCACCCGGATCCGGCTTGCCCCACCGCGGGATCCGGAGTTCAAGGGGCTGGTCGAACGCAACAACGGCTACTTCGAGACCTCGTTCCTGCCCGGACGTCGCTTCGCCTCCCCAGCCGACTTCAACCACCAGATCGACGACTGGCTGGCCCGGGCCAACACCCGCACCGTCCGAGCGATCGGCGGCCGCCCGGTGGACGTGCTCGCCCACGACTACGCGGCGATGACTCCGCTGCCGCCGCTGGACCCGCCGATCGGGCTGGCCCAGCGGATCCGGCTGGCACGGGACTACTACGTCCGCGTCGATGCCAACGACTACTCCGTGGATCCGCAGATGATCGGCCGGTTCGTCGATGTCGCCGCCTCACCGCGCGAGGTCGTCGTCTACTGCGCCGGCCAGGTCGTCGCCCGTCACGACCGCAGCTGGGCCCGCCACGCGGTGATCACCGACCCGGCGCACCAGCACACCGCCGCGGCGATGCGCCGCGCCCTGGCCCACGACCGCAACACCCGACAGGCCGCAGCACGCCGTCACCTCGACGGCCACCCGGTGACCCTGCGCGCACTGCCCGACTACGACGCCCTGTTCGGTGTCGACTTCGTCTCCACTGCCGAGGAAGCGAGCAGCTCATGA